The Pseudomonas sp. R4-35-07 genome contains a region encoding:
- a CDS encoding ABC transporter permease produces MRIGLVSSLAWQDYRNDAWLSACSVLALVAVIAPLMVLFGLKFGLVSSLTQRLETDPATREIIPLGGGRFSSALVEQLAQRSDVAFAIARTRQIAATAQVGAVVMEMLPTAAGDPLLVGLPMPKGLDQIVLSHTAAEKLAARPGDWLEPRFTRQLAGRVEAQRTRVQVLAVLPLEAFARDGLFADLALLEAVEDYRDGRAVLALQWEGEAAGVGEQRVYPAFRLYARTLSDVERLRLYFAGQNVLVSTQAQTIAQVQSLSRNLSLVFWIICGLALAGAFAATFAGVLAAVARKRRELSVLRLLGFSTAALLLFVVMQALYSASFAAVLSAGLYSLAEAGLNRLFVQVPGEYASHLLARHYGLALAAVLGVSAVAAACGGWRVERIQASEGIRDV; encoded by the coding sequence ATGCGCATCGGCCTGGTCTCGTCGCTCGCCTGGCAGGATTATCGCAACGATGCGTGGCTGTCGGCGTGTTCGGTGCTGGCGCTGGTGGCGGTCATCGCGCCATTGATGGTGTTATTTGGCCTGAAGTTTGGACTGGTTAGCAGTTTGACCCAACGCTTGGAGACCGACCCCGCCACCCGTGAAATTATCCCGCTGGGCGGCGGTCGATTCAGCAGCGCCCTCGTCGAGCAGCTTGCCCAGCGTAGTGATGTGGCGTTTGCCATCGCGCGTACGCGGCAGATTGCGGCGACCGCGCAGGTGGGCGCAGTGGTAATGGAGATGCTGCCGACCGCTGCGGGTGACCCGTTGCTGGTCGGTTTACCGATGCCGAAGGGCCTGGACCAGATCGTGCTCAGCCATACCGCCGCCGAAAAGCTCGCGGCCCGGCCCGGCGACTGGCTGGAGCCCCGCTTTACGCGGCAACTGGCGGGGCGCGTCGAGGCGCAGCGCACGCGGGTGCAGGTGCTGGCGGTATTGCCGTTGGAAGCCTTCGCCCGTGACGGGTTGTTTGCTGACCTGGCGTTGCTGGAGGCGGTGGAAGATTATCGCGATGGCCGCGCTGTGCTGGCGTTGCAATGGGAAGGTGAGGCGGCGGGTGTGGGCGAGCAGCGGGTGTACCCGGCGTTTCGTTTGTATGCGCGCACGCTCAGCGATGTGGAACGGCTGCGGCTGTATTTCGCCGGGCAGAATGTGCTGGTGTCGACCCAGGCGCAAACCATCGCCCAGGTGCAGTCGTTGAGTCGCAACCTGTCGCTCGTATTCTGGATCATCTGCGGGTTGGCGTTGGCCGGTGCGTTTGCGGCGACCTTCGCCGGGGTGTTGGCGGCGGTGGCGCGTAAACGTCGGGAGTTGTCGGTGTTGCGCCTGCTGGGCTTTTCCACCGCTGCGCTGTTGCTGTTCGTCGTGATGCAGGCGCTGTACAGCGCAAGTTTTGCCGCCGTGCTCAGTGCCGGGCTGTATAGCCTGGCCGAGGCGGGTTTGAACCGATTATTCGTGCAGGTGCCGGGCGAATACGCCAGCCATCTGTTGGCGCGTCACTACGGCTTGGCCCTGGCGGCTGTGCTCGGCGTCAGCGCCGTGGCGGCGGCATGTGGCGGTTGGCGAGTGGAGCGTATCCAGGCTTCTGAAGGAATCAGAGATGTTTAA
- a CDS encoding ABC transporter ATP-binding protein, which translates to MLSLNAVHKSRGVGSQRYSLVIPALQLRAGEQLAIVGPSGCGKSTLLDMLALVLAPDRIGQFEFNQFDIDGLWRADSQTALAQLRSRHLGYVLQTGGLLGFLDVRGNIALSRQLLGLKDDGSVARLAEQLEISDQLDKRPAALSVGQRQRVSCARALAHAPQLVLADEPTASLDPLNAERVMQALLAQAREHRAACVIATHDEPLARASGLQVRRIGCRRDADGGVTATLGEAC; encoded by the coding sequence ATGCTGAGCCTGAACGCGGTGCACAAGAGCCGGGGCGTCGGTAGCCAGCGTTATAGCCTGGTGATTCCGGCGCTGCAGCTGCGCGCGGGTGAACAACTGGCGATTGTCGGGCCCAGCGGCTGCGGCAAGAGCACCTTGCTGGATATGTTGGCGCTGGTGTTGGCGCCGGATCGGATCGGCCAGTTTGAGTTCAACCAGTTCGACATCGACGGGCTTTGGCGCGCAGACAGCCAAACCGCCTTGGCCCAGTTGCGCAGCCGGCATTTGGGCTATGTACTGCAGACCGGCGGGCTGCTGGGGTTTCTCGATGTGCGCGGCAATATCGCCTTGTCCCGCCAGTTGCTGGGGTTAAAGGACGACGGCAGCGTGGCGCGCCTGGCCGAGCAGCTGGAAATCAGTGACCAGTTGGACAAGCGTCCGGCCGCGTTGTCGGTGGGCCAGCGCCAGCGTGTGAGCTGTGCCCGCGCCTTGGCCCACGCGCCGCAACTGGTACTGGCCGATGAGCCGACCGCATCCCTCGACCCGCTCAATGCCGAGCGCGTGATGCAGGCGCTGCTGGCCCAGGCCCGTGAACACCGCGCCGCCTGTGTGATTGCCACCCATGATGAACCCTTGGCCCGCGCCAGTGGCTTGCAAGTGCGCCGCATCGGCTGCCGTCGCGATGCGGACGGCGGCGTCACGGCGACGCTTGGGGAGGCGTGCTGA